TACAGCGCGCCGAAGGTGGCGCTGAAGGTGTGCCAGGTGCCGGGATGAAGCGCGCAAACCACCGTGACCGCCGGGAGCTGGAGGCAGCGGATCCGGCCCTGTCCGGCCACCACGCGGCCCACGGGCAGACAGACTTCGGTTTGCAGGGGGCCGCTGAAGTATTCCTGAGCGTGGTACAGCCCGAAATCCCCTCCCGTGACCTCGAGGTCTGCGGCCTGCGCGTGTTCGCGGAGTTGCGCGACGCTGTGAACATACGCGGCGTGAAACGCCTCGGCCTCCGCGCTCATGGTCACGCTCAGGGTCTGCTGGGCGGCCCACGGGCGGTACTGCGCGTCCACGGCGGGCAGCTTCCGTTGGCCTTCGAGGACGCGGCCCACGTCCAGCAGCATCTGGCGCCGGGCCTCGAACTGTTCGAGCAGCCGCCGCTCGTGGCGTTCCAGGATGGAGGTGACCTGGGGCGGTGTGGCGCTGAGCAGTGCATTCAACTCCGCGAGGGGGAGATCGAGTTTGCGCAGGGCCGCCACCTGCTGCCCCAGCGGGATCTGTGCGGGCGTGTAATAGCGGTAGCCGCTGTCCTGATCCACCTGGGCGGGCAGTAGGACGCCGCTGTCGGCGTAGAACCGTAGCGCCGAGACGCTCAGGCCAACGAGTTGGGCGAACTGGCCGATGGACAGCAGGGTCATGGTCACCTCCGCCCGTCAGTGTGCGGTCTCAAGCCGCTTGAGAGTCAAGGCCAGTCGGTTGCGGTAGACCCGCTCGGGGCAGGGCGGGAGGGCGGAAAGCACACTCTGCCGAGCAGTGCGGCGCGATGCTTTTCCGATCACCCCATTGACCGGGAAGGCCCAACGCTCAACGTCTGTTACCCCTTGAGCCTCCGTTCGACTCACCCCGCTGCGCTTCATCACACCACCATCAGTTCAGTCGGCCAGACTAGCGCCCAGATGTTCCACGAGAAGACGGAGACCCTATGAACCGAAACAGACTGGCCCTTTGCGCCGCCCTGACCTTGACCACGGCCTCTGCCGCACAGATCGCCGACGGCATCTGGACGCTC
Above is a window of Deinococcus radiopugnans ATCC 19172 DNA encoding:
- a CDS encoding MerR family transcriptional regulator; translation: MTLLSIGQFAQLVGLSVSALRFYADSGVLLPAQVDQDSGYRYYTPAQIPLGQQVAALRKLDLPLAELNALLSATPPQVTSILERHERRLLEQFEARRQMLLDVGRVLEGQRKLPAVDAQYRPWAAQQTLSVTMSAEAEAFHAAYVHSVAQLREHAQAADLEVTGGDFGLYHAQEYFSGPLQTEVCLPVGRVVAGQGRIRCLQLPAVTVVCALHPGTWHTFSATFGALYLAASQAGHHPDTSYTLSTPNGIELGFFLN